The Caldicellulosiruptor changbaiensis genome has a segment encoding these proteins:
- a CDS encoding coiled-coil domain-containing protein — protein MKRKFVTLLIVLVFGLSIILPVFAEGNTTSSVATNNQTVVSATYTTTVSSTYQTTTNTTSSSTSSTTYNSTYSVSTPEVIPPISNDNITIKESEKLTKEQKKNISKLILQINQLKSKFNKINAEVNHLRAKINSYIAAAQRYDKKFFNQELQKIINEANKLISQIKKEINNKKLSSSQIDEYSKQLTQKLNDLKVYQEAYKNENEATVAQAVYQIKLLADQVQPTVKDKVYQIEQINNQIKIKTKEYEQAKKENNYNKMVATLNELIALYQQKVDKITEVKNLYTDILTKIENIVKNSLKLPVQNKNHNIQKEQNKEKEKERVLNKNQNIQEEQNREKEREKEKNKNENKGNGKKK, from the coding sequence ATGAAAAGAAAGTTTGTCACTTTGCTAATAGTTCTGGTATTCGGACTTTCAATAATACTACCTGTTTTTGCAGAGGGAAACACAACTTCATCAGTTGCAACAAATAATCAAACTGTAGTCAGTGCAACGTATACCACAACAGTAAGCTCAACTTATCAAACAACTACAAACACCACCAGTTCTTCAACATCATCGACAACCTATAACTCTACTTATAGCGTAAGCACTCCAGAGGTTATTCCACCAATTAGCAATGATAATATAACCATTAAAGAGTCTGAAAAGTTAACAAAAGAACAAAAGAAGAATATCTCCAAGTTAATATTACAAATCAATCAGCTGAAATCAAAATTTAATAAAATCAACGCTGAGGTAAATCATTTGCGTGCAAAAATTAACAGTTATATCGCAGCTGCTCAAAGATACGACAAAAAGTTCTTTAATCAAGAGCTGCAAAAGATAATCAATGAGGCAAATAAACTAATTTCCCAAATTAAAAAAGAAATAAATAATAAAAAGCTTTCATCCTCACAAATTGATGAGTACTCAAAACAGCTTACCCAAAAATTAAATGACCTTAAAGTCTACCAAGAAGCTTACAAAAATGAAAATGAAGCAACTGTGGCACAAGCTGTTTACCAAATAAAGCTTTTAGCGGACCAAGTCCAGCCAACTGTAAAAGATAAGGTATATCAAATAGAACAAATAAACAATCAAATAAAGATAAAGACAAAAGAATATGAACAAGCTAAAAAAGAAAATAACTATAACAAGATGGTAGCTACGTTGAATGAGTTAATTGCCCTCTATCAGCAAAAGGTTGATAAAATTACCGAAGTTAAGAATTTATATACAGACATCTTGACAAAGATTGAAAATATAGTGAAGAACTCTTTAAAGCTGCCAGTTCAAAATAAGAACCATAATATTCAAAAGGAACAAAATAAAGAAAAAGAAAAAGAACGGGTACTAAATAAGAATCAAAACATTCAGGAAGAACAGAATAGAGAAAAAGAGAGAGAAAAAGAAAAAAATAAGAATGAGAATAAAGGTAACGGAAAGAAAAAGTGA
- a CDS encoding TIGR03915 family putative DNA repair protein, translated as MYNVFLYDGTFEGLLTCIDEILSTHINEDEVVIVEKDKYQPMFFDNPVYVALDKNRSQELRQKVINASDKVTFKKIYYCFLSEAQNKETYIYKYIKLILKHGKKVKYLYHDDVVNFVEKASKNVSREIGKYMGLMRFNEIKGGVLYAQFEPTNDILVPISYFFKERLKSFKWIIHDKKRSKLSIYDTRMIKFLNGMNLNASFSDNENLYQKLWKLYFKTMAIEERKNLKLQRQNMPKKYWKYLIEKN; from the coding sequence ATGTATAATGTTTTTTTGTATGATGGGACATTCGAAGGGCTTTTAACGTGTATAGATGAGATTTTATCCACACATATTAATGAAGATGAAGTTGTCATTGTAGAAAAAGATAAATATCAGCCCATGTTTTTTGATAATCCAGTCTATGTAGCTTTGGATAAAAATAGAAGTCAGGAACTTCGGCAAAAGGTAATAAATGCTTCTGATAAGGTTACTTTTAAAAAGATATATTATTGTTTTCTATCTGAAGCTCAAAACAAAGAAACGTATATCTATAAGTATATAAAGCTTATTTTAAAACACGGCAAAAAAGTTAAGTATCTTTACCATGATGATGTTGTCAATTTTGTTGAAAAGGCATCCAAGAATGTAAGCAGAGAAATAGGAAAGTATATGGGGCTTATGAGGTTTAATGAAATAAAGGGTGGAGTACTTTATGCTCAATTTGAACCTACAAATGATATCTTGGTTCCCATTTCTTACTTTTTCAAAGAGAGGTTGAAGAGTTTCAAATGGATCATACATGACAAAAAAAGGAGCAAACTCTCGATTTATGATACCAGAATGATAAAGTTCCTCAATGGGATGAATTTAAATGCAAGCTTTTCAGATAATGAGAATTTGTATCAAAAGCTGTGGAAACTTTATTTCAAGACGATGGCAATTGAAGAAAGAAAGAATTTAAAATTACAACGGCAAAATATGCCAAAGAAATATTGGAAGTATTTGATAGAAAAAAATTAG
- a CDS encoding putative DNA modification/repair radical SAM protein: MDILEKLQILGAAAKYDVSCASSGSKRETNYGIGSTFTAGICHSWTDDGRCISLLKILFTNECIFDCAYCINRKSNDIKRATFTPHEVAELTMNFYKRNYIEGLFLSSAIKNSPDWTMEMLYKTVYLLRHKYQFNGYIHVKAIPYASLDLIRKTGFLADRMSVNIELPSEKSLKLLCPNKSKESILKPMEFITKVGEEERNFVSAGQSTQMIIGATDDSDYKIINLSQHLYRKFKLKRVYYSAYTPVNNDPRILRVEKPPLLREHRLYQADWLIRVYNFSADELFEKDENLDLEVDPKVMWALRHLDKFPVEVNKANYEELIRVPGIGIKSARRIIKNRVFHSLDFDDLKKIGVVLKRAKFFITCNGKTYERHLIDLQPEKIKLQLTEKAVAQQRMQQLSFFDKEVFTSVITGEI; the protein is encoded by the coding sequence ATGGACATCCTTGAAAAACTTCAGATACTGGGTGCAGCAGCAAAGTATGATGTTTCTTGTGCTTCAAGCGGTAGTAAACGTGAAACAAATTATGGTATTGGTTCAACCTTTACAGCGGGTATTTGTCACAGCTGGACAGATGATGGCAGGTGTATATCTCTTTTGAAAATTCTTTTTACAAACGAATGCATCTTTGACTGTGCCTATTGTATTAACAGAAAGAGCAACGACATAAAAAGGGCAACTTTTACTCCTCATGAAGTTGCTGAGCTTACCATGAATTTTTACAAGAGAAATTACATTGAAGGCCTTTTTCTAAGTTCTGCTATCAAAAACTCTCCTGACTGGACAATGGAGATGTTGTACAAAACGGTATATCTTTTGCGACACAAGTATCAGTTCAATGGATATATTCACGTAAAAGCAATCCCATATGCATCACTTGATTTGATTAGAAAAACAGGGTTTTTAGCAGACAGAATGAGTGTCAATATTGAGCTTCCATCTGAAAAGAGCTTAAAACTTCTTTGTCCAAACAAGTCAAAAGAGAGCATTTTAAAACCAATGGAGTTTATAACAAAAGTAGGTGAGGAAGAAAGAAACTTTGTGTCAGCTGGGCAAAGTACTCAGATGATAATTGGTGCAACAGACGATAGTGATTATAAGATTATAAACTTAAGCCAGCATTTGTATAGAAAATTCAAGCTAAAAAGAGTTTACTATTCTGCTTATACACCTGTGAACAATGACCCAAGGATTTTGAGAGTAGAAAAACCACCTCTTTTAAGAGAGCATAGACTATATCAAGCAGACTGGCTGATTAGGGTTTACAATTTTTCTGCTGATGAGCTTTTTGAAAAGGATGAAAACCTTGATCTTGAAGTTGACCCAAAAGTTATGTGGGCGCTCAGACACCTTGATAAGTTTCCTGTTGAGGTAAACAAAGCAAACTATGAAGAGCTAATAAGAGTGCCGGGAATAGGTATAAAAAGTGCGAGAAGGATTATCAAAAATAGAGTATTTCATTCTCTTGACTTTGATGACTTGAAAAAAATAGGAGTTGTCTTAAAAAGAGCAAAGTTTTTCATAACGTGCAACGGTAAGACTTATGAAAGGCATTTGATTGACCTTCAGCCAGAAAAAATAAAATTGCAATTGACAGAAAAAGCAGTGGCTCAGCAAAGAATGCAGCAGCTTTCCTTTTTTGACAAAGAGGTTTTCACATCAGTGATAACTGGGGAGATTTAG
- a CDS encoding beta-galactosidase produces MGKIKLKKFLHGGDYNPDQWTEEVWEKDIEFMKYYNVNAVSMPIFSWAQLQPNEDKFTFEWLDRIIDKLYSNGIHVILATPTASQPAWLSKKYPDVLPVDIYGRKRKHGARQNYCPNSKNFQEAAKRIVEEMAKRYKDHPAVIMWHISNEYGPYCYCENCAKAFREWLKERYKTLDELNKRWNTAFWGHTFYDWDEIEVPSYLNEEYEYMPGRQKSSFQGLSLDYKRFMSDSLLNLYKMEVEIIKKYMPDVPVTTNLMGPFKPLDYHKWAQYMDVVSWDNYPSIKDSPHSIAFKHDLMRGLKRDQSFILMEQTPNQTNWQWYNSAKRPGMIRLLSYHAIAHGADSVLYFQWRQSVGSCEKFHSAMVPHAGHLNTRVSKELKQIGDELLRLDEILESVNKSDVALLFDWENWWALEESMGFRNDISYLEHIDSYYKALYKLKTNIDVVDPTEDLSRYKLVVAPLLYLLDNKTAKNIEEYVKNGGIFITTFLSGLVDENDRVILGGYPGWFRKLLGIWIEEIDALFPDMKNAIILEKPLGTLDGRYECDFICDVIHLEGAKALAYYEQDYYKGMPAILENTYGNGKAVYIGTRPEQRFIEGLIKYYADMAGVKPILPVPEGVEVTKRTKDGKEYIFLLNFNNHDVYIDLPQEFYELVTQRTLSGKVMMSAKEVMILRK; encoded by the coding sequence ATGGGCAAAATCAAATTGAAAAAATTCCTACACGGTGGAGATTATAATCCTGACCAGTGGACAGAAGAGGTATGGGAAAAAGATATTGAGTTTATGAAGTATTACAATGTAAATGCAGTGTCGATGCCAATATTTTCATGGGCTCAGCTTCAGCCAAATGAGGACAAGTTTACGTTTGAGTGGCTTGACAGAATAATTGATAAGCTCTATTCAAATGGTATTCACGTCATCTTGGCAACACCAACAGCTTCACAACCAGCTTGGCTATCAAAAAAATACCCTGATGTGCTGCCAGTTGATATCTATGGACGAAAGAGAAAGCATGGAGCAAGACAGAACTACTGTCCTAACAGCAAAAACTTCCAAGAGGCTGCAAAAAGAATTGTTGAAGAGATGGCAAAGAGATACAAAGACCATCCGGCAGTTATAATGTGGCATATAAGTAATGAATATGGTCCTTACTGCTACTGTGAAAACTGCGCTAAAGCCTTTAGAGAGTGGCTAAAAGAAAGATATAAAACATTGGATGAGCTTAACAAGAGATGGAACACAGCTTTCTGGGGACATACATTCTATGATTGGGATGAGATAGAAGTTCCATCGTATCTGAACGAAGAATATGAATATATGCCAGGCAGACAAAAAAGCTCATTCCAGGGACTTTCGCTTGATTACAAGAGGTTTATGTCAGACAGCCTTCTAAATCTTTATAAGATGGAAGTTGAGATTATCAAAAAATACATGCCAGATGTGCCTGTTACAACAAACCTTATGGGCCCATTTAAACCACTCGATTACCATAAATGGGCACAGTATATGGACGTAGTTTCGTGGGACAATTATCCTTCTATCAAAGACTCTCCACATTCTATAGCTTTCAAGCATGACCTTATGCGAGGTCTAAAAAGAGATCAGTCATTTATATTAATGGAACAGACACCAAACCAGACAAATTGGCAGTGGTACAATTCAGCAAAACGCCCTGGAATGATAAGACTTTTAAGCTACCATGCAATAGCTCATGGTGCAGATTCTGTTTTGTATTTCCAGTGGAGACAGTCGGTGGGGTCATGTGAAAAATTCCACTCTGCAATGGTACCACATGCCGGGCACTTGAATACAAGAGTTAGCAAAGAGCTAAAACAGATTGGCGATGAGCTTTTGCGCTTAGATGAGATTTTAGAATCAGTAAACAAGAGCGATGTAGCACTTTTGTTTGACTGGGAAAACTGGTGGGCACTTGAAGAGAGTATGGGATTTAGAAATGACATTTCGTATTTAGAGCACATTGATTCGTATTACAAGGCTTTGTACAAGCTGAAAACAAACATTGATGTTGTTGACCCAACCGAAGATTTATCAAGGTATAAACTTGTTGTTGCACCTCTTTTGTATTTGCTCGATAACAAGACTGCAAAGAATATAGAAGAGTACGTGAAAAATGGGGGAATATTTATTACTACGTTCCTTTCAGGTCTTGTTGATGAAAACGACAGGGTAATTCTTGGAGGATATCCTGGCTGGTTCAGAAAACTTTTGGGAATCTGGATTGAGGAGATTGATGCACTCTTTCCAGATATGAAAAACGCAATCATTCTTGAAAAGCCACTTGGAACACTTGATGGCAGGTATGAGTGTGACTTTATATGTGATGTCATTCACTTAGAAGGTGCAAAAGCGCTTGCATATTATGAGCAAGATTATTACAAAGGAATGCCTGCTATTTTGGAGAATACATATGGCAATGGCAAGGCAGTGTATATAGGTACAAGGCCAGAGCAGAGGTTTATAGAAGGACTTATTAAATACTATGCTGATATGGCTGGTGTAAAACCAATTTTGCCTGTACCAGAAGGTGTTGAGGTTACAAAACGAACAAAAGATGGCAAAGAGTATATTTTCCTTTTGAATTTCAATAACCATGATGTTTACATTGATTTGCCACAAGAGTTCTATGAACTGGTAACTCAAAGGACCTTAAGTGGCAAAGTAATGATGAGTGCAAAAGAGGTCATGATATTAAGAAAATAA